Genomic DNA from Perca flavescens isolate YP-PL-M2 chromosome 14, PFLA_1.0, whole genome shotgun sequence:
GAAGATTTAATGACGTTTGTGTTAATCAAACTTGTGCCCTTTTTACAGGATATCTTTTCCTTCCAACCAGTCCTGTAGAATATTCTAGATCAAGTTAAATCAGTGGCAAAGGGCCAGCTATCTAGCAACTAATCCGTGGTGGAAAAatatattcagatcctttagttAAGTACTGATAAAACAgtgtgaaaatacaaaaaaaggttGCAAACTGCTAGTTTAATATTTAACcatgtattgtattttataaacgtattatatattttatttataaatgtgtaaagtaactcaAAACTAAAGCTCtaatggagtaaaaagtgtTTGTCTCTGAAATGGGCTGGATGTATAAAACTACATATCATGACACATAGTCAAGTAAGtgcattaaaaatgtacttaaatactgtatttgagtaaatgtacttattttCTCCCACTGCAACAGAATAaaatttacttcttttttttttttaaacctattgTATATTTAGTATTGTATTTTCTGTCCCTGAAACACTTTGGTTGATTGGTACAATCACCAACACAGAAGAACTAAAGTGAAAATCAAAAGTGAGTCATTTTAAGAAGAGAAAGAGTCACTTGAGAGATCACTGTAACATAATACTTGCTTCGCTTCTCCTCCTTAAATCAAAAGTGATGAAGGAACTGATGCAGCATAAAGCACAACAGAAATGACACCAATGTAGCTTCTTTTCCACACTTCATCTCATTTAGTTTGTCAGATGATTGGCAGATGAGTTTAAATagcttataaaataaaatagacagGGGACCCATATTCATCAGCATGTTGGAAGAAACAGGGCCCGAGTGGTTGTCTGAGGAAGTGAAAACTGGAGTAAGTATAATTTCAAATGGATGAGACAGTTGATGGTCTGTATGTTCGCAGTTCTGAAAACCTGTGGATTGGGCTAAATTAAATGCAGAATtgacaggtaggtgtgtgtgtgtgtgtgtgtgtgtgtgtgtgtgtgtgtgtgtgtgtgtgtgtgtgtgtggttgcgtgGTTGCGTGTGTGcgtaaaatgaatgataaatAGCCATTATTTTTATCTGTGTCCGTAGACGACCATCATAGCCATAGAGTTTAATGGAGGGGTCGTGCTAGGGTCTGATTCTCGAGTGTCTGCAGggtaagtttgtgtgtgtgtgtgcattaatgCACTGCAGTGTCCACTTCTATCTGCATAGATGACACCAGGAATTCTTTAGCTTCTCATTCATAATGACCCCGATATCCTCCCACCTCTTCATCTTTCCttacatttttgcttttttggattagattagatttattgGACAGATAAACGATTACATAGTTAATCATTTTACGAGAAGGGTAGAGAAATAAGCATAgtgataatatatataaataaactaaaaatgaATATGCTAAGATGTAACACTAAGATATATAAAGAATGAAAAACCcacagtcacacatgctctCCCTCTCCATTCCTCCATCCAGGGACTCAGTGGTGAACAGGGTGATGAACAAGCTGTCTCCCCTCCATGACAAGATCTACTGTGCTCTGTCGGGCTCTGCAGCAGACGCTCAGACCATCGCTGAGATGGTCAACTACCAGCTCCACGTCCACAGGTAAATACACACTCAAAGAAGAGCCCATACAGTGAGCAAGGACTATTTTACACAGTTTATGCATTCATATAATTGCTCAGCTAATAGTGTCCCTTAATGGTGTAAAGATGGTTCCTGAGAAATTCTGAATACAATATAAAAACTCCACTGAGTGAAATGTTTTGGCTTTCATCAACAGGTTTCAACTACTGGCAGCTTAAACGTAAAGTTATCAATAATGTTATAGATTATTGTTGTGCAAGGGAAACTACAAtgcacaagtttttttttctatttttatggGAGACACTGTATCCTGTTACTGTTACAATATGTTTTTATGCCTCGGTGTAACCACCTCCAATTGGCCAACACTACGTTTCCTATTTGGGGCTTGAGCCTCCCTAAatagggtctaaaatcgcccatgTTGGCAGAGGCATACAAACTATGGTGGTAAgtctatttttttctgttttcctccGTCAGTCTTGAGATAGACGAGGATCCCCAGGTCCGCTCAGCTGCCACTCTGGTGAGGAACATCTCCCAAGGAAAGATCTCAAGGACGGCTGGGACAGGAAAGATAAAGGACAGGTCAGTACACATGTTGTTGGCTGCAGACTggaatgaaaaataatgttacaAGTAGGAGTATGCATGAGCATTCAAACCAAAAAGGACAGGCGCTGAGCCAAAAATGAGAAGATCATGAAAAAAACCAATATCCACTTATTTATTACACCTAGGTGATGTTTTGAGAACAACTGCTCCTAATCGGATTAAAGATGACAGTGCTGGCATCTTGaacgtctctttttttttggtttatgtCATCTGAAAGATTATTAGAAAAATAATGTTCATAATGAATGTATTTAACTTCTGCTAAAGTGCCCTTGATGTTGATAAAAGATTGTAAACGTGTTCTTGTTGCTGCTGGAGGCTTTGAATAAAAGATCTTATCCAACAAACACACCTGATGTTATTGGTGTTCATACAGAATGAATGACAttatggtctgtctgtctgatctgTCCCGTGCCCTTTGACCTCTCCCAGGTGTTTGCAACCCTGAATGGTCTCCTGACGAGGCAACCTTTTGCAGTCGGTGGCTCTGGCAGCTCATATGTTTATGGGTTTGTTGATGCTGAATATCGTAAGGGCATGAACAAGGAGGAGTGCCAGCAGTTTGTTGTCAAcagtaagtgttttttttgtcagacaTATTGTGTGATGATGAAAGAGAAACCAGCCCTTTGCTGACTCTTGTACTGGCTGCTGAAAAGAGCTACAAAATGTCATGttatataaagtattttttccTATTAAATCGTTCCtcaccccaagtgaaggagttcaactaccttggggttttgttcgcgagtgaggggacaatggagcgggagattggtcggagaatcggcgcagcgggtgcggtattgcattcaatctatcgcaccgttgtgacgaaaagagagctgagccagaaggcaaagctctcgatctaccggtcagttttcgttcctaccctcacctatggtcatgaaggctgggtcatgaccgaaagaacgagatccagggtacaagcggccgaaatgggtttcctcaggagggtggctggcgtctcccttagagatagggtgagaagctcagtcatccgtgaggagctcgggagTAGAACCGCGAAAGGatccagttgaggtggttcgggcatctggtaaggatgccccctgggcgcctccctagggaggtgttccaggcacgtccagctgggaggaggcctcggggaagacccaggactaggtggagggattatatctccaacctggcctgggaacgctcaggatccccagtcggagctggttaatgttgctcgggaaagggaagtttggggtcccctgctggagctgctccccccgcgacccgacaccggataagcggacgaagatggatggatggatggaaatcgttcctcacctttttcaccccttctctctttgtctttctcttgtAGCTCTCTCTTTGGCAATGAACCGTGATGGCTCCAGTGGCGGCGTGGCCTATATTGTCTCCATTGATGAACACGGCACAGAAGAGAAAGTTATTCTAGGGAATGACTTACCAACCTTCTTCGATCAGTGATACATATGTCGTTTTTTGTTCATCCATATTTTGCTGAGCCACTGTAGTGCAGGTTACAATTAGGTATTTGTTTTGCTCCCAATAGTCATTATTGCACACACTTTTTGGTTCATCTGTCAACTAATACAGCTTATAACCTAAAAATTAAGAATACTTTGACTAATAATTATACTTATGAAAATGCATTGTTCTATTATTCCCATTTAAAAGATAAAGCTGATTAAGTTGGTGGCTTCTCATTAGGGACTTTGAAATATAACAAAGAAGAAGGTTATCTCACCAGAAGGATGacagaaaacattttgtgaGCTCTGTCCCTTCACCAAGTTCAGGACAGCTTTACAGAGGTATATGTGGAAATTGCCCATGTGTCTATCAAATGGTCTCTAGCCATCAGGTCACTTCCTTCTCTTAAACTTGTTGCTAGACCAATTTTTTAGTCCATATGGCTCcagtttgtgttttaattgtcCTGAGTGGCAAAGCAAATGGAAGTAAATGCACCTTCGTTTCACAAAACCTGAAGAACCCCCCATAGTCTGTATATTAACAGTCTAGGAGAACCCCTGACATTCCTTTATCCTCACTAGTCCCACAGAAACACGCCCACACTTTctccaacagcagcagcagttgtcTGTCAGGTATTCAGTCTGACACCCTATCAGCAAAAAGTGAAAGTCAAATTTGGTGCACAACCAGAAGATTATGTCTCCCTTTTATTCTGACAATGTCAGAGTGTTTTTAGATTAAGATACTTATTGATGGTTTGTCACCTGCCTACAGGATTTGTCTGAACATAATTAAAAGCATGATTAAATTGACATACATTGTGAAAATACACTAACATGGCATAGCAAAACATGATTTAATGTCAATTGTgggaaatttaaaaataattaaaggcCATGTGTTGAAAGATTAACTTTTTGGTTTCTCACTTTACTATGCTGTTTTTTATGAGAATGCTGACACTTGATGTTATGAATGCAGTTTTCATCCAGGTGGTTAGttaggaggaagaagaagatgatgacGTTACAAATAATTCTTAAACTGAGGGATTCACATAGTTTAGGAATCCTTTGGTTTGGTTCAGGGAAGCCCCTGGTTTTGCCAGAAAATGAAACTGAAAGTGGATAAAAACTAGAACACTGGTCTGCGACAGAGCAGGTCATACGAGGACGAGTGTTGCTGTGAAATGGCAGACAATACAACTTCAGTAACCCGCAGAACAGCTGCTTTAATTTTAGCAGTTTGCGTCGACCTCTCCTTGTTTTACGCATCGGGATGTGTAGTGACGCATAGCGTGTTTGGACACCTTGTGCGTCTCTGGGTTTCTGCGGCTCTCCGGTGTTTGGCACTCATTGCTGTAACTCTGCTCATCCTCGGAGACCTCAGTCCGTTGCTGGTTCGTGTTATAACGGCGCACAGTCTGCTGCCCGCGGTGTTTGAGACCGGAGCCAACGCTCTCTACCATGAGGAGACACAATGTGGCATGTTGGCGGATATGCGCTGCTGGCTGATGTGTACCGGAGCGTCGCTGGCCGGTGCACTGTTTTGGGAAGTCATCATCCCGGACACCGACGATGCTGCCGCCGGTAAagagaagaagcagaaagcCAGAGTGCTGTTTATGAGAGTCCTCCACCTGTACAAACCCGACTATCTGCTGCTGCTTGGAGGGCTTGTGTTCCTGACGCTGGCTGTTTTGTGTAAGTACAGCAgaggatgaagatgatgatgatgatgatgatgatgatgatgatgatgatgatgatgaattcAATATTAAATAGATGCTATGAAAATTGAAGATTGATAATGGTCAATTATCAACAACACATTTGAAAGCACTGTCAAggtcattatttacatttttctttttacatttgagTCTCAATGTTGGAATACAAACTCCAGCCTTAAAAGAGTTGCTTTACTTGTGTTTTACTATTTAAGAAACGTGTACATATTTtgcttttattcatattttctctatttgtctttgttctgtttactttgttttatttatcatttttttatgcaCACTGCTGAAGAGCTGTTAAACAGATTGTCAttgacaataaagatctatctatctatctatctatctatctatctatctatctatctatctatctatctatctatctatctatctatcaatctatctatctatctatctatctcttggGATACACAGGACCACACTCACAATGATGACAACCTTATGTTGATATTCATGGCTGATGTATTttcatctctctgtgtgtgtctgattatgtattacctgtgtgtctcttctCAGGTGAAATGTTCATCCCGTTCTACACTGGGAGAGTCATTGACATCCTCAGCAGTCAGTACCAACCAAATGAATTCATATCTGCACTCCTCTTCATGGGCCTGTACTCTCTGGGAAGGTATGGGGTAATGTCTTTTACCTTCGCATTCATCCTCCAGCATGTGTCTGTGGCTGAAAGTTACTAGGCCTATCTAACTGACTCTCTCTTTGATTGATATATATCAGCTCTGTAAGTGCAGGCTGCAGAGGGGGGCTCCTACTTTGTGCCATCAATGGATACACATGCAGAGTGAAAGTCAAGCTGTTTGGGGCTTTGACCAAACAGGAAATTGGATTCTTTGAGACCACAAAGACAGGTAAGGCTCTTATTATATAACATGCAAATACACTGTATTAATAATGACAAGGAAGGTCAGATTGGACAATATAGTAAATCCAACTAAACAACAATACAGAACCAGACAAGACAAGATAAACTAAAAAAGGGGATGTAACAGGACAAGACATACTGGACAGATGATAAtttctattcattttttttgtgtaggTGAAATCACGTCCAGGTTGTCTAAAGACACCACCTTGATGGGAAGAACAGTGGCTCTGAACGTCAATGTGCTGCTGAGGACATTCATCAAGACACTGGGCATGATCTCCCTGATGATGAATTTTTCATGGAAGCTCACATTCCTCGTATTAATGGAGACGCCTATCACTGGCCTCATTCAGAACATCTATGACACACACTACCAGGTAAAAGGCAGATTCATATGTTTATGATATCCATTACCAATAAACTATTTTAGGCATTTTAACTGATTAAACAATTGTGATTTTGCATATAGATCCTTATGTCTTTCAAAAGTCAAATGGCGCTCgagaaaactaatatttaaacaATTGTTGTGCCTATCTTCTGTGACTCTAATGCCAATAGTTTTTTTAGATGTTTAATcagattaaaatgttttttttcctgcctaggattgggtaccgaaacccggttccactatggaaccggttctATGCAACCGATAGTATTCGGATCGGATTACAACGCAAATTTTGGTTCCTcgtttcggttccacttaatgtgtagactgaaatattttccctctgtcgcttcgaaacggacgtaaaaatatcacactttctttatagtctaccgttagctagctaccgtaaatgtagtctacttttaaaatgccatattttccctctgggctcaccaaaacagacgtaaaagcatattaaccattcactgcacatgatcgctagtaaacatattacacttgctctgctagtctatcgttagctagctagcttttagTGCATTTAAAATGCCTAAAGCGAAGCGGTCGAAAGtgtttgttgttacttgttaatagtgtaactgttatttattgttaaattattgtagttttgggttaggtgacttaggtgaCTTAGggtttcttattatatatttaagtactttaaagtgttaatatattgttaaatttaaataatttaaaagaatCGGTTCAGGAACCGGAATCATtataaaagtaccggttcagcatcggaatcgtaaaaatccaaacgatacctaACCCTATTCCTGCCCCCAATGTACAGGGCTCGGGTTTGCCCTTACTTATATAAAAAATTAGCTGAGTTAGTAAGATAGaaacttctccgtgaaccatcaccttatcgtggtggagaggtttgtgtgtctctgtgaacctgagggctgtgttgtctggagctttgtgctccttgtagggtctcccaaggcaaagtggtctcaggtgaggggccagacaaagaatggttcaaaaacccctatggaaaaacaaggtagagatggagtgaccctgcccggaggaagcccggggccccgtctggagccaggcccagacggtgggctcgtcgggcgagcgcctggtgccgggtttgccacggagcccggccgggcacagcccgaacaagctacgtggctcccatctctccagcccatgggcccaccacctgtgggaggaaccgctggggtcgggtgcgctgccacatgggtggcagtgaaggtcaggggcctcgacggaccagacccgggcagcagatgctggctctggggatgtggaacgtcacctctctgtgggggaaggagccggaactggtgcgggaggtggagcgctaccggttagatctggtggggtatacctctacgcacagtcttggttctggaaccgtactcctggataggatttggactcttttcttctccggagttgcccagggtgtgaggcgccgggcgggtgtggggatactaacaagcccccggctgagcgccgctacgttgaagtttaccccggtggacgagagggtcgcctccctacgcctgcgggttgtgggggggaaaactctgactgttgtttgtgcatatgcaccaaacaggagttcggagtattcggccttcttggagaccttgagtggagtcctgcatggggctccagtgggggactccattgttctgctgggggacttcaacgcacacgtgagcaatgatggagacacctggagaggcgtgattgggaggaacggcctccctgatctaaaccagagtggttgtttgttgttggacttctgtgctagtcatggattgtctataacgaacaccatgttcgaacatagggatgctcataagtgtacctggtaccagagcaccctaggccaaggtcaatgatcgatttcataatcgtttcatctgatctgaggccgtatgttttggacactttcgggtgaagagaggggcagagctgtcaaccgatcaccatctggtggtgagttgggtcaggggtggggaagactctggacagacctggtaagcccaaagcgtgtagtgcgggtaaattgggaacgtctggaggaggccctgtccgacagactttcaactcacacctccggcggagcttttcgtgcatccctgtggaggctgggggcattgaacccgagtggacaatgttcaaagtttccattgctgaagctgcggcgaggagctgtggtcttagggtcttaggtgcctcaaggggcggtaacccacgaacaccgtggtggacaccggtggtcagggaagccgtccgactgaaggagtctttccaggatatgttatcccagaggacttcggaggcagttgcagggtaccgaagggcccgaagggctgcagcctctgccgtgaaagaggcaaagcagcgggtgtgggagaagtttggagaagacatggagaaggactttcggtcggcactaaagtgcttctggaaaactgttcgccacctcaggagggggaagcggggaaccatccaagctgtgtacagtaaggatgggacactgttgacctcaactgaggaggtaatagggcggtggaaggagcactttgaggaactcctgaatccgactaatacgccctctatgttagaggcagagctggagcataacgggggattgtcgtcgatttcccaggcggaagtcactgatgtagtcaaacaactccacagtggcaaagccccggggattgatgagatccgtccagaaatgctcaaggctctgggtgtggaggggctgtcctggttgacacgactcttcaacattgcgtggaagtctggagcagtgccaaaggagtggcagactggggtggtggttcccctttttaaaaagggggaccagagtgtgtgtgccaattacaggggtatcacacttctcagcctctctggtaaagtctactccaaggtgctggaaaggagggttcggccgatagtcgaacctcgggttgaggaggaacaatgcggtttccgtcctggtcgtggaacaacggaccagctcttcactctcgcaagaatcctggagggagcctgggagtatgcccaaccggtctacatgtgttttgtggatttggagaaggcgtatgaccgggtcccccgggagatactgtgggaggtgctgcgggagtatggggtgagggggtctcttctcagggccatccaatctctgtacaaccaaagtgagagctgtgtccgggttctcggcagtaagtcagactcgtttcaggtgagggctggcctccgccagggctgcgctttgtcaccaatcctgtttgtagtatttatggacaggatatcgaggcgtagtcggggtggggagtggttgcagttcggtgggctggggatctcatcgctgctctttgcagatgatgtggtcctgatggcatcatcggcctgtgaccttcagcactcactggatcggttcgcagccgagtgtgaagcggttgggatgaggatcagcacctctaaatctgaggccatggttctcagcaggaaaccgatggagtgccttctccaggtagggaatgagtccttaccccaagtgaaggagttcaagtaccttggggttttgttcgcgagtgagtggacaatggagcgggagattggtcggagaatcggcgcagcgggtgcggtattacattcaatctatcgcaccgttgtgacaaaaagagagctgagccagaaggcaaagctctcgatctatcggtcagttttcattcctaccctcacctatggtcatgaaggctgggtcatgaccgaaagaacgagatccagggtacaagcggctgaaatgggtttcctcaggagggtggctggcgtctcccttagagatagggtgagaagctcagtcatccgtgaggagctcggagtagagccgctgctcctttgcatcGAAAGGAgacagttgaggtggttcgggcatctggtaaggatgccccctgggcgcctccctagggaggtgttccaggcacgtccagctgggaggaggcctcggggaagacccaggactaggtggagggattatatctccaacctggcctgggaacgtctcgggatcccccagtcggagctggttaatgtggctcgggaaagggaagtttggggtcccctgctggagctgctccccccgcgacccgacaccggataagcggacgaagatggatggatggatggagtaagatagaaaaataaaagaattgtCTTTTTTATTCCGTCCTTAGCGGCTAACACTGGCAATGCAGGAATCAATGGCCCTGGCTAATGAAGTCGCGAATGAGGTATTGTCTGGTATTCATGTTGTCCGGAGCTTCAACACAGAGAAACATGAGGCCCGTCGCTATGATGACCGCTTGATGGACACACACAATATCAAGACCCGTCGGGACACTGTCAGGGCTGTTTACCTACTCGCACGGAGGGTGAGAAGTTTGTaattttattagattttttattttttaattcatggaGCCTAGTGTTGATCATATCATTGTTTATAATCCCATTTAACAGTTGTTGTTCCccggtgtgtgcatgtgtgtctatagATGACAGGGTTGGGCATGCAGGTCTTTATGTTATACTACGGCAGGCTGTTCATCCGGAGTGGACAGATGACAACTGGCAACCTGGTTTCCTTCATCCTCTACCAATCAGACCTCGGAAAAAACATCAGGGTATACTACTGCTCTGTTTTAATAAGTACACACGTACACTTTACTCAttgttaaaatataatataaagaagaaagaaatattTTGAGATTGCTTTCAAAAGAAGAGTAAAGAATGGAGCTTTCATGTTCTCAGGAAGGATATCCCATTGGCTCATTTAGCTTTTAAGCAAACCGTGCCTATCCTACACTTTTCTAAACACATGAGTGCttgcaaaa
This window encodes:
- the LOC114567980 gene encoding antigen peptide transporter 2, whose translation is MADNTTSVTRRTAALILAVCVDLSLFYASGCVVTHSVFGHLVRLWVSAALRCLALIAVTLLILGDLSPLLVRVITAHSLLPAVFETGANALYHEETQCGMLADMRCWLMCTGASLAGALFWEVIIPDTDDAAAGKEKKQKARVLFMRVLHLYKPDYLLLLGGLVFLTLAVLCEMFIPFYTGRVIDILSSQYQPNEFISALLFMGLYSLGSSVSAGCRGGLLLCAINGYTCRVKVKLFGALTKQEIGFFETTKTGEITSRLSKDTTLMGRTVALNVNVLLRTFIKTLGMISLMMNFSWKLTFLVLMETPITGLIQNIYDTHYQRLTLAMQESMALANEVANEVLSGIHVVRSFNTEKHEARRYDDRLMDTHNIKTRRDTVRAVYLLARRMTGLGMQVFMLYYGRLFIRSGQMTTGNLVSFILYQSDLGKNIRTIAYIFGDMLNSVGAAGKVFEYLDRKPQVSTEGTLKPDQLTGNISFRHLNFAYPASPNKTVLQDFSLELKSGQMTALVGPSGKGKSTCASLLERFYEQQSGEILLDNKPLKSYDHRFLHKKISVVSQGPVLFSGSIRDNIAYGLDECSLDEIQEAARKANAHNFINQLEKGYDTEVGERGGQLSESEKQRIAIARALVRQPQVLILDEITSSLDAESENKIQQALASCPNQTLLVIAHKLKTIERADQIVVIGDGRVEERGTHQQLMDRKGSYYKLREQLFTEGKSPQ